From the genome of Eucalyptus grandis isolate ANBG69807.140 chromosome 2, ASM1654582v1, whole genome shotgun sequence, one region includes:
- the LOC120289855 gene encoding protein SRC2-like, giving the protein MASIGGRGPRPCLALVSCPSRLTVLLHLLREGFRAAGMECRRLEVTVMSAEDLKDANVFGKMDPYVAVSFSGVANKRQKSKQCTPVHKDGGTSPRWGHSLSFTVDEAAARAGRLKLKFKIKAEKTLGSDKEVGRVKVTVKELLEQDGKPKVTSYSLRLPSGKTKGVLEFAYKFGERFTVAAPPPPVVAYPPTSSSAAGYPPPPMHWAGPYPPPAGYGYPPQGYPPNAAPGYGYPPQGYAPPPPGYVYPPAVYGYPPAAYRQKPPKKSEGNSWLGLGCGLLPRLVIGDIISDASEAATYDAGLDDSLV; this is encoded by the coding sequence atggccagcatcggCGGACGCGGACCTCGACCATGTCTTGCTTTGGTTTCTTGCCCAAGCCGACTAACggttcttctccatcttcttcgagAAGGTTTTCGAGCGGCGGGCATGGAGTGCAGGCGCCTGGAGGTGACGGTGATGTCCGCCGAGGACCTCAAGGACGCCAACGTCTTCGGCAAGATGGACCCCTACGTCGCCGTCTCCTTCTCCGGCGTCGCCAACAAGCGCCAGAAGAGCAAGCAGTGCACCCCCGTGCACAAGGACGGCGGCACCAGCCCCCGCTGGGGCCACTCGCTCTCCTTTACTGTCGACGAGGCCGCCGCCCGCGCGGGCCGCCTGAAGCTCAAGTTCAAGATCAAGGCCGAGAAGACCCTCGGCAGCGATAAGGAGGTCGGCAGGGTCAAGGTGACGGTGAAGGAGCTCCTCGAGCAGGACGGGAAGCCCAAGGTCACGAGCTACAGCCTGAGGCTGCCGTCCGGGAAGACGAAGGGGGTCCTGGAGTTTGCCTACAAGTTTGGCGAGCGGTTCACCGTGGCGGCGCCGCCCCCGCCGGTCGTGGCTTATCCGCCCACCTCGAGCTCGGCCGCAGGGTACCCGCCGCCGCCAATGCACTGGGCGGGGCCCTACCCTCCGCCGGCGGGATACGGATATCCACCGCAGGGGTATCCGCCGAATGCCGCGCCCGGGTACGGCTACCCGCCCCAGGGATACGCGCCTCCGCCGCCGGGGTACGTGTATCCCCCGGCGGTATACGGTTACCCACCGGCCGCGTACCGGCAGAAGCCTCCCAAGAAGAGCGAGGGGAACTCCTGGCTGGGGCTGGGGTGCGGGCTGCTTCCCCGGCTTGTGATCGGAGACATAATATCGGACGCGTCGGAGGCCGCCACGTACGACGCTGGGCTCGATGATTCTCTCGTGTGA